Proteins encoded in a region of the Poecilia reticulata strain Guanapo linkage group LG14, Guppy_female_1.0+MT, whole genome shotgun sequence genome:
- the radx gene encoding uncharacterized protein CXorf57 isoform X2 translates to MESSSCCSSMVADLPQESFLQRTLERLPSTQSLKLTAEEAAPVAVVAIQRYLSEPTEGQQLDSYSYDVTITDGVWRAKCFLHPSLNHLVHRNTLRTGTDVSVRQCSFVYNERRLGHGYICIEKVESSAEETSSLLPRISNPSSLPMLVKHGMERSVLLQSDVPLQVSRKHYLSLWNNDDPEGDVWISGSASPDPVLDVSKVTLLSSLESSFRVSWKPLPLLVKIIHKSRLRYYGKFGLKIDYPYQTYFEVADQSGTMSLVLWNELCPEYYLRMNVGAVLYLQNYTLKQSYSNRSRPQMDHHRMKNFTSVEICLNPRNPAAVITVVSPKSVLPQWGLPEVSYQFTTRSELEKISNGSACDVIGLVTFVGRVERVRSKGNKAPEKYWTYRWVHSVDGTSDRPFILELFSSSQPEIFNQICPMTYLVCTQMRVCQVEGSLPYLTSSCETEIFITGYHKGQPYVSDPRVKSFIQWTKTLKDNVVLQKTAVGGHYCYPAPPRRFSQSVTDTSGQVPLVAASDLKRELESLRYREHKKLAIQGEITAIRYTNDPKKVSNKDYSSDTHKDXADCXMSPSSDRSKTNTRKRTNXLSKAVPSSLNCAGSPAKSFFAPRRLKYKNTKEREEQEEEESASAYEQQECQDSAASSWESSNWSKQREEISEHLRHGGLHQDSVSRRFTFDEKSALLRWSNLQPTRWTPQAAAAAVPPHTPCPGHYQLTILGINKQIAVDAAFLPVVRXDDPRAVGLSQDPHDNSMLSCLSSGFLYPLHSTAGDGELTPRESEEILATAKGLENTHVVCVLELCQLGGDKVEILIDKVYRVMDVTLD, encoded by the exons ATGGAGAGTAGTTCGTGTTGTTCTTCGATGGTAGCCGATCTTCCTCAGGAGTCTTTCCTCCAGAGGACGCTGGAGCGATTACCCTCCACCCAAAGCCTGAAACTCACGGCCGAGGAGGCGGCTCCTGTCGCCGTTGTTGCCATTCAGAGGTACCTGTCCGAGCCGACCGAGGGTCAGCAGCTTGACAGCTACAGCTACGACGTGACGATCACAGACGGAGTCTGGCGAGCCAAATGCTTCCTTCACCCGAGCTTGAACCACCTGGTGCACAGAAACACCCTGAGGACTGGGACGGACGTCAGCGTCAGGCAGTGCTCCTTTGTTTACAACGAGAGGAGGCTGGGGCACGGTTATATCTGCATTGAGAAGGTCGAGAGCAGCGCAGAGGAGACGTCGTCTCTCCTGCCCCGCATTAGCAACCCCAGCTCACTGCCCATGCTGGTAAAACACGGCATGGAGAGGAGCGTGTTGCTGCAGAGTGACGTCCCGCTGCAGGTGAGCCGCAAACATTACCTGTCTCTGTGGAACAACGACGACCCGGAGGGAGACGTGTGGATCTCAGGGTCTGCTTCACCGGACCCAGTGCTGGACG tgtcaAAGGTCACCCTCCTGAGTTCTCTGGAGTCATCCTTTAGAGTCTCATGGAAACCTCTCCCTCTCCTGGTGAAGATAATCCACAAATCCAGGTTAAGGTATTATGGGAAATTTGGGCTCAAGATTGATTACCCCTACCAG ACTTACTTCGAAGTCGCCGACCAGAGCGGCACAATGTCGCTCGTGCTTTGGAACGAGCTCTGTCCCGAGTATTACCTCAGGATGAACGTCGGCGCGGTGCTGTACCTGCAGAACTACACCTTGAAGCAGAGCTACTCAAACAGATCGCGCCCACAAATGGACCACCATCGAATGAAGAACTTCACGTCTGTAG AAATCTGCCTGAACCCCCGTAACCCAGCTGCAGTCATCACTGTGGTCTCACCCAAGAGCGTCCTCCCACAGTGGGGGCTGCCAGAGGTGTCCTACCAGTTCACCACCAG GTCAGAGCTGGAGAAGATTTCCAACGGTTCCGCTTGTGACGTCATCGGTTTGGTGACGTTCGTTGGGCGTGTTGAAAGAGTCAGGAGTAAAGGGAATAAAg CTCCAGAGAAATACTGGACGTATCGCTGGGTTCATTCGGTGGATGGAACGTCTGACCGGCCTTTTATCCTGGAACTTTTCTCCTCGTCGCAACCTGAAATCTTCAATCAAATCTGTCCAA TGACCTACCTTGTTTGCACTCAGATGAGGGTGTGTCAGGTGGAAGGGTCTTTGCCCTACCTCACAAGCAGCTGTGAAACCGAGATCTTCATCACAG GTTACCACAAGGGCCAGCCATACGTGAGTGACCCCAGAGTGAAGAGCTTCATCCAGTGGACCAAGACGCTGAAGGACAACGTTGTCCTCCAAAAAACCGCCGTCGGCGGCCATTATTGTTACCCTGCTCCCCCGCGGAGATTTTCACAGTCGGTGACGGATACKTCAG GCCAAGTTCCTTTGGTTGCTGCGTCTGACCTGAAGAGGGAGCTAGAGAGCCTTCGATATAGGGAACATAAAAAATTGGCAATTCAGGGYGAGATCACGGCAATCCGCTACACAAATGACCCAAAGAAG GTTTCAAATAAGGATTATTCATCAGACACACATAAAGATCYTGCAGACTGTCWGATGTCTCCCTCTTCTGACAGGAGCAAAACTAACACAAGGAAAAGGACAAATCAWCTCAG TAAAGCCGTGCCCTCTTCCTTAAATTGTGCCGGCAGCCCCGCTAAAAG CTTCTTTGCTCCCAGAAGgctgaaatacaaaaacacgaaagaaagagaagagcaggaagaagaggagTCGGCCTCGGCATATGAGCAGCAGGAATGTCAAG ACTCCGCTGCTTCATCCTGGGAGAGCAGCAACTGGTCAAAGCAGCGAGAAGAAATCTCGGAGCATTTGCGTCACGGCGGCCTGCATCAGGACAGCGTCTCTCGCAGGTTCACCTTCGACGAGAAGAGCGCCCTGCTGCGGTGGAGCAACCTGCAGCCGACGCGCTGGACGCCACAGGCRGCCGCCGCCGCCGTGCCGCCACACACTCCCTGCCCGGGGCATTACCAGCTGACCATACTGG GCATTAACAAGCAGATCGCAGTCGATGCCGCGTTCCTCCCCGTCGTGCGCRCCGACGACCCCCGCGCCGTCGGTCTCTCTCAGGACCCCCACGACAACTCGATGCTGTCCTGCCTCTCCTCGGGTTTCCTCTACCCCCTCCACAGCACAGCCGGAGACGGAGAATTAACTCCCCGTGAGTCAG AGGAGATCTTGGCAACTGCCAAGGGGCTGGAGAACACACACGTGGTGTGCGTTTTGGAGCTGTGTCAGCTGGGAGGAGATAAAGTGGAAATCCTCATCGACAAGGTGTACAGAGTGATGGATGTCACACTCGACTAG
- the radx gene encoding uncharacterized protein CXorf57 isoform X7, with translation MESSSCCSSMVADLPQESFLQRTLERLPSTQSLKLTAEEAAPVAVVAIQRYLSEPTEGQQLDSYSYDVTITDGVWRAKCFLHPSLNHLVHRNTLRTGTDVSVRQCSFVYNERRLGHGYICIEKVESSAEETSSLLPRISNPSSLPMLVKHGMERSVLLQSDVPLQVSRKHYLSLWNNDDPEGDVWISGSASPDPVLDVSKVTLLSSLESSFRVSWKPLPLLVKIIHKSRLRYYGKFGLKIDYPYQTYFEVADQSGTMSLVLWNELCPEYYLRMNVGAVLYLQNYTLKQSYSNRSRPQMDHHRMKNFTSVEICLNPRNPAAVITVVSPKSVLPQWGLPEVSYQFTTRSELEKISNGSACDVIGLVTFVGRVERVRSKGNKAPEKYWTYRWVHSVDGTSDRPFILELFSSSQPEIFNQICPMTYLVCTQMRVCQVEGSLPYLTSSCETEIFITGYHKGQPYVSDPRVKSFIQWTKTLKDNVVLQKTAVGGHYCYPAPPRRFSQSVTDTSGQVPLVAASDLKRELESLRYREHKKLAIQGEITAIRYTNDPKKVSNKDYSSDTHKDXADCXMSPSSDRSKTNTRKRTNXLSKAVPSSLNCAGSPAKSFFAPRRLKYKNTKEREEQEEEESASAYEQQECQGEQLSASVSLLCVCVCVRVCVCVRASL, from the exons ATGGAGAGTAGTTCGTGTTGTTCTTCGATGGTAGCCGATCTTCCTCAGGAGTCTTTCCTCCAGAGGACGCTGGAGCGATTACCCTCCACCCAAAGCCTGAAACTCACGGCCGAGGAGGCGGCTCCTGTCGCCGTTGTTGCCATTCAGAGGTACCTGTCCGAGCCGACCGAGGGTCAGCAGCTTGACAGCTACAGCTACGACGTGACGATCACAGACGGAGTCTGGCGAGCCAAATGCTTCCTTCACCCGAGCTTGAACCACCTGGTGCACAGAAACACCCTGAGGACTGGGACGGACGTCAGCGTCAGGCAGTGCTCCTTTGTTTACAACGAGAGGAGGCTGGGGCACGGTTATATCTGCATTGAGAAGGTCGAGAGCAGCGCAGAGGAGACGTCGTCTCTCCTGCCCCGCATTAGCAACCCCAGCTCACTGCCCATGCTGGTAAAACACGGCATGGAGAGGAGCGTGTTGCTGCAGAGTGACGTCCCGCTGCAGGTGAGCCGCAAACATTACCTGTCTCTGTGGAACAACGACGACCCGGAGGGAGACGTGTGGATCTCAGGGTCTGCTTCACCGGACCCAGTGCTGGACG tgtcaAAGGTCACCCTCCTGAGTTCTCTGGAGTCATCCTTTAGAGTCTCATGGAAACCTCTCCCTCTCCTGGTGAAGATAATCCACAAATCCAGGTTAAGGTATTATGGGAAATTTGGGCTCAAGATTGATTACCCCTACCAG ACTTACTTCGAAGTCGCCGACCAGAGCGGCACAATGTCGCTCGTGCTTTGGAACGAGCTCTGTCCCGAGTATTACCTCAGGATGAACGTCGGCGCGGTGCTGTACCTGCAGAACTACACCTTGAAGCAGAGCTACTCAAACAGATCGCGCCCACAAATGGACCACCATCGAATGAAGAACTTCACGTCTGTAG AAATCTGCCTGAACCCCCGTAACCCAGCTGCAGTCATCACTGTGGTCTCACCCAAGAGCGTCCTCCCACAGTGGGGGCTGCCAGAGGTGTCCTACCAGTTCACCACCAG GTCAGAGCTGGAGAAGATTTCCAACGGTTCCGCTTGTGACGTCATCGGTTTGGTGACGTTCGTTGGGCGTGTTGAAAGAGTCAGGAGTAAAGGGAATAAAg CTCCAGAGAAATACTGGACGTATCGCTGGGTTCATTCGGTGGATGGAACGTCTGACCGGCCTTTTATCCTGGAACTTTTCTCCTCGTCGCAACCTGAAATCTTCAATCAAATCTGTCCAA TGACCTACCTTGTTTGCACTCAGATGAGGGTGTGTCAGGTGGAAGGGTCTTTGCCCTACCTCACAAGCAGCTGTGAAACCGAGATCTTCATCACAG GTTACCACAAGGGCCAGCCATACGTGAGTGACCCCAGAGTGAAGAGCTTCATCCAGTGGACCAAGACGCTGAAGGACAACGTTGTCCTCCAAAAAACCGCCGTCGGCGGCCATTATTGTTACCCTGCTCCCCCGCGGAGATTTTCACAGTCGGTGACGGATACKTCAG GCCAAGTTCCTTTGGTTGCTGCGTCTGACCTGAAGAGGGAGCTAGAGAGCCTTCGATATAGGGAACATAAAAAATTGGCAATTCAGGGYGAGATCACGGCAATCCGCTACACAAATGACCCAAAGAAG GTTTCAAATAAGGATTATTCATCAGACACACATAAAGATCYTGCAGACTGTCWGATGTCTCCCTCTTCTGACAGGAGCAAAACTAACACAAGGAAAAGGACAAATCAWCTCAG TAAAGCCGTGCCCTCTTCCTTAAATTGTGCCGGCAGCCCCGCTAAAAG CTTCTTTGCTCCCAGAAGgctgaaatacaaaaacacgaaagaaagagaagagcaggaagaagaggagTCGGCCTCGGCATATGAGCAGCAGGAATGTCAAGGTGAGCAACTCTCTGCTTCAGTTTCActgctgtgcgtg tgtgtgtgtgtgcgcgtgtgtgtgtgtgtgcgtgcctcGCTGTAA
- the radx gene encoding uncharacterized protein CXorf57 isoform X3 — translation MESSSCCSSMVADLPQESFLQRTLERLPSTQSLKLTAEEAAPVAVVAIQRYLSEPTEGQQLDSYSYDVTITDGVWRAKCFLHPSLNHLVHRNTLRTGTDVSVRQCSFVYNERRLGHGYICIEKVESSAEETSSLLPRISNPSSLPMLVKHGMERSVLLQSDVPLQVSRKHYLSLWNNDDPEGDVWISGSASPDPVLDVSKVTLLSSLESSFRVSWKPLPLLVKIIHKSRLRYYGKFGLKIDYPYQTYFEVADQSGTMSLVLWNELCPEYYLRMNVGAVLYLQNYTLKQSYSNRSRPQMDHHRMKNFTSVEICLNPRNPAAVITVVSPKSVLPQWGLPEVSYQFTTRSELEKISNGSACDVIGLVTFVGRVERVRSKGNKAPEKYWTYRWVHSVDGTSDRPFILELFSSSQPEIFNQICPMTYLVCTQMRVCQVEGSLPYLTSSCETEIFITGYHKGQPYVSDPRVKSFIQWTKTLKDNVVLQKTAVGGHYCYPAPPRRFSQSVTDTSGQVPLVAASDLKRELESLRYREHKKLAIQGEITAIRYTNDPKKVSNKDYSSDTHKDXADCXMSPSSDRSKTNTRKRTNXLSKAVPSSLNCAGSPAKRRLKYKNTKEREEQEEEESASAYEQQECQDSAASSWESSNWSKQREEISEHLRHGGLHQDSVSRRFTFDEKSALLRWSNLQPTRWTPQAAAAAVPPHTPCPGHYQLTILGINKQIAVDAAFLPVVRXDDPRAVGLSQDPHDNSMLSCLSSGFLYPLHSTAGDGELTPRESGSDSRKEILATAKGLENTHVVCVLELCQLGGDKVEILIDKVYRVMDVTLD, via the exons ATGGAGAGTAGTTCGTGTTGTTCTTCGATGGTAGCCGATCTTCCTCAGGAGTCTTTCCTCCAGAGGACGCTGGAGCGATTACCCTCCACCCAAAGCCTGAAACTCACGGCCGAGGAGGCGGCTCCTGTCGCCGTTGTTGCCATTCAGAGGTACCTGTCCGAGCCGACCGAGGGTCAGCAGCTTGACAGCTACAGCTACGACGTGACGATCACAGACGGAGTCTGGCGAGCCAAATGCTTCCTTCACCCGAGCTTGAACCACCTGGTGCACAGAAACACCCTGAGGACTGGGACGGACGTCAGCGTCAGGCAGTGCTCCTTTGTTTACAACGAGAGGAGGCTGGGGCACGGTTATATCTGCATTGAGAAGGTCGAGAGCAGCGCAGAGGAGACGTCGTCTCTCCTGCCCCGCATTAGCAACCCCAGCTCACTGCCCATGCTGGTAAAACACGGCATGGAGAGGAGCGTGTTGCTGCAGAGTGACGTCCCGCTGCAGGTGAGCCGCAAACATTACCTGTCTCTGTGGAACAACGACGACCCGGAGGGAGACGTGTGGATCTCAGGGTCTGCTTCACCGGACCCAGTGCTGGACG tgtcaAAGGTCACCCTCCTGAGTTCTCTGGAGTCATCCTTTAGAGTCTCATGGAAACCTCTCCCTCTCCTGGTGAAGATAATCCACAAATCCAGGTTAAGGTATTATGGGAAATTTGGGCTCAAGATTGATTACCCCTACCAG ACTTACTTCGAAGTCGCCGACCAGAGCGGCACAATGTCGCTCGTGCTTTGGAACGAGCTCTGTCCCGAGTATTACCTCAGGATGAACGTCGGCGCGGTGCTGTACCTGCAGAACTACACCTTGAAGCAGAGCTACTCAAACAGATCGCGCCCACAAATGGACCACCATCGAATGAAGAACTTCACGTCTGTAG AAATCTGCCTGAACCCCCGTAACCCAGCTGCAGTCATCACTGTGGTCTCACCCAAGAGCGTCCTCCCACAGTGGGGGCTGCCAGAGGTGTCCTACCAGTTCACCACCAG GTCAGAGCTGGAGAAGATTTCCAACGGTTCCGCTTGTGACGTCATCGGTTTGGTGACGTTCGTTGGGCGTGTTGAAAGAGTCAGGAGTAAAGGGAATAAAg CTCCAGAGAAATACTGGACGTATCGCTGGGTTCATTCGGTGGATGGAACGTCTGACCGGCCTTTTATCCTGGAACTTTTCTCCTCGTCGCAACCTGAAATCTTCAATCAAATCTGTCCAA TGACCTACCTTGTTTGCACTCAGATGAGGGTGTGTCAGGTGGAAGGGTCTTTGCCCTACCTCACAAGCAGCTGTGAAACCGAGATCTTCATCACAG GTTACCACAAGGGCCAGCCATACGTGAGTGACCCCAGAGTGAAGAGCTTCATCCAGTGGACCAAGACGCTGAAGGACAACGTTGTCCTCCAAAAAACCGCCGTCGGCGGCCATTATTGTTACCCTGCTCCCCCGCGGAGATTTTCACAGTCGGTGACGGATACKTCAG GCCAAGTTCCTTTGGTTGCTGCGTCTGACCTGAAGAGGGAGCTAGAGAGCCTTCGATATAGGGAACATAAAAAATTGGCAATTCAGGGYGAGATCACGGCAATCCGCTACACAAATGACCCAAAGAAG GTTTCAAATAAGGATTATTCATCAGACACACATAAAGATCYTGCAGACTGTCWGATGTCTCCCTCTTCTGACAGGAGCAAAACTAACACAAGGAAAAGGACAAATCAWCTCAG TAAAGCCGTGCCCTCTTCCTTAAATTGTGCCGGCAGCCCCGCTAAAAG AAGgctgaaatacaaaaacacgaaagaaagagaagagcaggaagaagaggagTCGGCCTCGGCATATGAGCAGCAGGAATGTCAAG ACTCCGCTGCTTCATCCTGGGAGAGCAGCAACTGGTCAAAGCAGCGAGAAGAAATCTCGGAGCATTTGCGTCACGGCGGCCTGCATCAGGACAGCGTCTCTCGCAGGTTCACCTTCGACGAGAAGAGCGCCCTGCTGCGGTGGAGCAACCTGCAGCCGACGCGCTGGACGCCACAGGCRGCCGCCGCCGCCGTGCCGCCACACACTCCCTGCCCGGGGCATTACCAGCTGACCATACTGG GCATTAACAAGCAGATCGCAGTCGATGCCGCGTTCCTCCCCGTCGTGCGCRCCGACGACCCCCGCGCCGTCGGTCTCTCTCAGGACCCCCACGACAACTCGATGCTGTCCTGCCTCTCCTCGGGTTTCCTCTACCCCCTCCACAGCACAGCCGGAGACGGAGAATTAACTCCCCGTGAGTCAGGTAGCGACAGCCGAA AGGAGATCTTGGCAACTGCCAAGGGGCTGGAGAACACACACGTGGTGTGCGTTTTGGAGCTGTGTCAGCTGGGAGGAGATAAAGTGGAAATCCTCATCGACAAGGTGTACAGAGTGATGGATGTCACACTCGACTAG